One stretch of Plodia interpunctella isolate USDA-ARS_2022_Savannah chromosome 10, ilPloInte3.2, whole genome shotgun sequence DNA includes these proteins:
- the LOC128673064 gene encoding venom carboxylesterase-6-like, translating to MWGILLISVAVGYVAAQSGSEETLVVNIKQGPVRGHRQTNSDVFAFFGIPYATAPTGRQKFMPPLAPPQWTDTFDAVNKYIFCIQPQFDSTQEDCLVANVYVPDTNQTNLPVMVTVHGGSFQFLFGTYQEPVTLVNSTDMIVVTFNYRLGVHGFLCLGTEEIPGNAGMKDQVALLRWVRDNIAYFGGNPNDVTIEGCSAGGFSVELLSLSPMAQGLFHRVISNSGGTIGPLIVQVDPLENARIYANALTTDNVDDIEALEEFYKTASYETLISRVDVIAARLDSSVLFVPCVEADLGTEMFLDDAPINLLKKPSLNTYPMLYGYANMEGLLQVESFDVLRHLMNANFSHFVPADLQFDSDDEKEEVAKKIKQFYFGNEDVNENNILSFIDFYTDVLFAYPMLHTVKIRAEAGHKAIYLYEYSFVDNNTNYVPHTEERGAGHCSQTGAVVDEDTTNATDEYILMKEIMREFFTNFVTQGEPVPQGSLLPAWTPANAQRSPHLSIGPNLQLLGPLSQRRAEFWDGIYEKHYRTPISPRNSALNIMFSPYFVIVMLIVNFINNKNSYKY from the exons ATGTGGGGAATATTATTGATAAGTGTGGCAGTGGGCTATGTTGCTGCGCAGAGTGGAAGTGAGGAAACTCTGGTGGTGAATATAAAACAGGGACCAGTTAGGGGGCACAGACAGACGAACAGTGATGTATTTGCTTTCTTTGGGATCCCTTACGCTACTGCGCCGACAGGAAGGCAAAAATTTATG CCGCCCTTGGCACCACCGCAATGGACAGACACCTTCGACGCagtaaacaaatacatattttgcaTTCAACCACAATTTGACTCTACCCAAGAAGACTGCTTGGTAGCCAATGTGTACGTTCCTGACACAAACCAAACGAATCTTCCGGTCATGGTCACAGTGCACGGAGGCAGTTTCCAATTCTTATTTGGTACTTACCAAGAACCTGTTACTTTGGTGAATTCTACCGATATGATTGTAGTCACATTCAATTATCGTCTTGGAGTACACGGATTCCTTTGTCTGGGCACAGAAGAAATACCCGGTAATGCCGGTATGAAAGACCAGGTAGCGCTACTCCGATGGGTAAGAGACAATATTGCATATTTTGGAGGCAACCCTAATGACGTCACTATTGAGGGATGCAGTGCAGGCGGATTTTCTGTTGAACTCCTTTCCTTATCGCCGATGGCTCAAGGTCTCTTCCATAGGGTTATATCAAATAGTGGTGGCACAATTGGCCCCCTGATTGTTCAAGTTGACCCCTTAGAGAATGCAAGAATTTATGCCAATGCTCTTACCACCGATAATGTAGACGATATAGAAGCATTAGAAGAGTTTTACAAAACTGCGTCATACGAAACACTAATTTCACGAGTAGATGTTATTGCAGCGAGACTTGACTCATCGGTACTGTTTGTTCCTTGTGTTGAGGCTGATCTGGGAACTGAAATGTTCCTTGATGATGCTCCAattaatttgttgaaaaaacCAAGCCTAAACACTTATCCAATGCTTTACGGATATGCAAATATGGAAGGATTACTTCAAGTTGAATCGTTTGATGTTTTGCGACATTTAATGAATGCGAATTTTTCCCACTTTGTACCAGCTGATCTGCAATTTGATTCTGATGATGAAAAAGAAGAAGTTGCcaagaaaattaaacaattttacttCGGTAATGAAGatgttaatgaaaataacattttaagctttatagatttttacacGGATGTGTTATTTGCGTATCCTATGCTGCATACAGTGAAAATACGGGCTGAAGCAGGTCATAAAGcgatatatttgtatgaatattCTTTTGTGGACAACAACACTAATTACGTGCCCCACACGGAGGAGCGCGGTGCTGGCCACTGCTCACAGACCGGCGCAGTTGTTGATGAAGACACCACTAATGCGACggatgaatatattttaatgaaggAAATTATGAGagaattttttacaaacttcgTGACGCAAGG AGAGCCAGTACCTCAAGGGTCATTACTGCCAGCCTGGACCCCGGCCAACGCCCAGAGATCACCGCACTTGTCCATAGGACCCAACCTGCAGCTGCTAGGACCTCTTTCTCAAAGACGAGCTGAGTTTTGGGACGGAATTTATGAAAAGCATTACAGAACACCCATCTCCCCTAGGAACTCCGCTTTGAACATTATGTTTAGCCCTtactttgttattgttatgttgattgtaaattttattaataataagaatagctataagtattaa
- the LOC128673203 gene encoding uncharacterized protein LOC128673203 — MEPQKRKQYASAQLEAALLAINEGTSIYEASKTYGIPRTTLRDKRNNKYINEHCGKQTVLTKEEEKRLVDWIFYLGKSGFPVTKDQLLETVAKLVENLNRSNPFKDGVPGKGWFLKFMARHPTISRRITQNLPTSRSHFTEEAVRAWFNRVHSYFEQNNLLDVLEDPSRIFNCDETGFFLCPKGKQVLVRRGSKKVYSRVANDEKECLTVLVNVSADAAIAPPMVLYPYKRLPKNIVPTVPSGWGIGHTESGWMNMAAFYEYVANCFYPWLIQHNIQFPVVLFLDGHTSHISLPLTVFCKEKGIILIALLPNATHVLQPLDVSVFRPVKGTWRTVVHDFRVQNNFAKLRRIDFAPQVDICLKNTLVSQTIKNGFQCCGLYPFGPDNVNYDKLLTKNANATSEESGDNADDISSHGSSTVTGNEKSVDDTEKFKQQFERRLSPEVLLMFQKSGSVWNGDETYKKLFEFWRDINPIDNTPLQQTFDNNLELGDTTLVNNIGEEETLTYEVSASGCLVPNRFNTVSNNVLMFPMDELLSPIISKESDTISLLSTQPESNLLEYVNEIPPKTITTSTDCVKELNSEDHNARTSTPKQSNKNFSDEPMLLLNKSHSDDTLFTTVNNETPCKSIQNSSHSRFIPKELNLTTPFKNALFFPKVDTKSNKRVSKKITPTVAISDEFMEYQKKAEEKKAQEEEKKKIRKEKLQRNKIEREKKQADLRKAKERKNMGAVSKPTSVRKHNTSKALEIRRNTTSSSESESDSVLIPRQNNYKVKTKNAIHSGYASTSARVLPNTSSSDNDELHVPKTVSYKRHIIFPSDSESDNIF, encoded by the coding sequence ATGGAGCCGCAGAAGCGCAAGCAGTACGCCTCTGCTCAACTAGAAGCTGCGCTTCTAGCTATAAATGAAGGTACCAGCATATACGAAGCTTCAAAAACCTATGGCATACCGAGGACAACTCTGCGTGAcaagagaaataataaatatataaatgaacatTGTGGAAAACAAACAGTTTTAACGAAGGAGGAAGAAAAAAGACTGGTAGACTGGATTTTTTATCTCGGGAAGTCAGGTTTTCCTGTAACTAAGGATCAATTGTTGGAAACAGTAGCAAAATTGGTGGAAAACTTAAATCGCTCTAATCCTTTTAAAGATGGTGTTCCCGGAAAAGGATGGTTTCTTAAGTTTATGGCGAGGCATCCTACCATTTCAAGGCGAATTACTCAGAATTTGCCTACAAGCCGTTCACATTTTACAGAGGAAGCTGTAAGAGCATGGTTCAATCGAGTACATagttattttgaacaaaataacCTTCTTGATGTTTTGGAAGATCCTAGTCGGATTTTTAATTGTGATGAGACCGGATTCTTTTTGTGTCCGAAAGGAAAACAAGTTCTTGTCCGAAGAGGCAGCAAGAAAGTATATAGTAGAGTGGCCAATGACGAAAAGGAGTGTTTAACAGTGCTAGTAAATGTGTCTGCAGATGCTGCAATAGCACCTCCCATGGTCTTATATCCATACAAGCGTTTACCAAAAAACATTGTTCCAACTGTACCATCTGGATGGGGTATCGGTCACACTGAGTCAGGATGGATGAATATGGCCGCATTTTATGAGTACGTTGCCAATTGCTTTTATCCCTGGCTGATTCAGCATAACATACAATTTCCTGTAGTTTTATTTCTCGACGGTCACACTTCTCATATATCACTCCCTCTGACAGTTTTTTGCAAAGAAAAGGGAATAATCCTAATAGCATTATTACCTAATGCAACGCATGTTCTTCAACCCTTAGACGTTTCTGTATTCAGACCCGTGAAAGGAACTTGGAGAACCGTTGTTCATGATTTTAGAGTTCAAAACAACTTTGCAAAATTAAGACGAATAGATTTTGCACCTCAAGTGGATATTTGCTTAAAAAATACTCTTGTATCACAAACAATTAAGAATGGATTCCAATGTTGTGGATTATATCCCTTTGGACctgataatgtaaattatgataaacttTTGACAAAAAACGCTAATGCAACAAGTGAAGAAAGTGGAGACAATGCAGATGATATTAGTAGCCATGGATCGAGTACTGTTACAGGCAATGAGAAATCTGTCGACGATACAGAAAAGTTTAAACAGCAGTTTGAACGTCGCTTATCACCTGAAGTTCTCCTAATGTTCCAAAAATCGGGATCGGTATGGAATGGCGATGAgacttacaaaaaattatttgagttTTGGAGGGATATTAATCCTATCGACAATACACCTTTACAACAAACTTTCGATAACAATTTAGAATTGGGTGATACCACGCTTGTCAACAATATTGGTGAAGAAGAGACGTTGACTTATGAAGTCAGTGCAAGTGGATGTCTTGTTCCAAACCGTTTTAATACCGTttctaataatgttttaatgtttCCCATGGACGAATTGCTATCTCCAATTATATCTAAAGAATCGGATACCATATCTTTATTGAGCACTCAGCCTGAATCGAATCTTTTGGAATATGTTAATGAGATACCCCCCAAAACAATTACTACTTCAACTGATTGCGTCAAAGAGTTAAACAGTGAAGATCACAATGCAAGAACATCAACTCCTAAACAATCCAATAAAAACTTTAGTGATGAACCTATGCTACTACTGAATAAAAGTCATAGTGACGACACATTGTTCACTACAGTTAATAATGAAACGCCATGTAAGTCAATCCAAAATTCTAGTCATTCAAGGTTTATACCAAAAGAGCTCAATCTTACAACTCCTTTTAAAAATGCTCTATTCTTTCCTAAAGTTGAcactaaatcaaataaaagagtttccaaaaaaattacaccaaCTGTTGCAATATCAGATGAGTTCATGGAATACCAGAAAAAAGCAGAAGAGAAAAAAGCACaggaagaagaaaagaaaaaaatacggaaagaaaaattacaaagaaataaaatagaaagagAAAAGAAACAAGCAGATCTTAGGAAGGCaaaagaaaggaaaaatatgGGAGCTGTGTCTAAACCAACAAGTGTGAGAAAACATAATACATCAAAAGCGTTGGAAATACGTCGTAATACGACGTCAAGTTCAGAATCTGAATCTGACTCAGTATTAATCCCAcgacaaaataattacaaagtgaaaactaaaaatgcaATACATTCAGGTTATGCTTCAACATCAGCTAGAGTTCTTCCAAATACATCATCATCTGATAATGATGAGTTACATGTACCAAAAACTGTTTCGTATAAAcgacatattatttttccatcTGACTCTGAatctgataatattttttaa
- the LOC128673181 gene encoding venom carboxylesterase-6-like, with translation MWCLFLISVGIGTVIGQNEESLVVNIKQGPVRGYKQPDSNVFAFYGIPYATAPTGRQKFMPPLPPPEWTETLEAVQRHIVCIQPGFPNTQEDCLVANVYVPHTNQTNLPVMVIVHGGGFQSLYGSILHPTALVNSTNMIAVSFNYRLGAHGFLCLGTEEIPGNSGMKDQVALLRWVQDNIAQFGGNPNDVTIEGCSAGSASVDLLSVSPMAKGLFHKIIAGSGSNVATFGVQLDPVENARIYARALNFDRVDDLDALEEFYKTAPYETLLSDIEAITVRPDSMILFGPCVEADLGSERFLDDAPFNILRQQTTTRYPMLYGFTNLDGLLHIDHFDNWKSMMNERFSDFVPADLHFENNEEKEDVAAKIKQFYFGDEDVSESNILSYIEFITDTIFAQPMLRNVRLHSEFGDNPMYIYEYSYWDNNTDYVPHTTERGANHCDQVIAVMDENVTDSTLAYIEMKEIMREIYSNFITLGVPVPEGSSLPAWPPADVQRTPHMSIGSILQLQGSPTQSRADFWDEIYDKYYKAPIPPRSSAFQLIFSPYFVIVMLVINIMK, from the exons ATGTGGTGTCTGTTTTTGATAAGTGTGGGGATAGGAACTGTGATTGGCCAAAATGAGGAATCTCTGGTGGTGAATATAAAACAAGGACCAGTCCGCGGGTACAAGCAACCAGACAGTAACGTGTTCGCCTTTTACGGCATCCCCTATGCCACTGCGCCTACAGGAAGGCAGAAGTTTATG CCGCCTCTCCCTCCACCTGAGTGGACAGAAACGTTAGAAGCAGTGCAAAGACACATAGTATGTATACAACCCGGCTTTCCTAACACTCAAGAAGACTGCTTGGTTGCAAACGTGTACGTTCCTCACACAAATCAGACCAATCTTCCAGTCATGGTCATAGTGCACGGAGGCGGATTCCAATCATTGTATGGTTCTATTCTACATCCTACAGCCTTAgttaattctactaatatgATAGCTGTCTCATTTAATTACCGGCTTGGAGCGCACGGGTTCCTCTGTCTAGGTACCGAAGAAATACCCGGTAATTCTGGCATGAAAGATCAAGTGGCATTGCTGCGATGGGTACAAGACAATATTGCACAGTTCGGAGGTAATCCCAATGACGTCACAATTGAGGGATGCAGCGCCGGCAGTGCATCCGTTGATCTTTTATCCGTATCGCCGATGGCAAAAGGCTTGTTTCATAAAATCATAGCAGGTAGTGGCAGTAATGTTGCGACGTTTGGAGTACAACTTGATCCCGTGGAGAATGCAAGAATCTACGCTAGAGCTCTCAATTTTGACCGCGTAGATGATCTAGATGCTTTggaagaattttataaaacagcACCATATGAGACATTGCTTTCGGACATTGAAGCCATAACGGTTAGGCCAGATTCTATGATATTGTTTGGACCTTGTGTGGAAGCTGATCTAGGATCCGAGAGATTCCTTGACGATGCTCCTTTCAATATATTGCGTCAACAAACCACTACGAGATATCCAATGTTATATGGATTTACGAATTTGGATGGATTACTACACATAGACCATTTTGATAATTGGAAATCTATGATGAACGAAAGGTTTTCTGATTTTGTACCAGCTGATctacattttgaaaacaacGAGGAAAAAGAAGATGTTGCTgcgaaaataaaacagttttatttcgGTGATGAAGATGTGAGCGAAAGTAACATTTTATCGTATATAGAATTTATCACTGACACAATATTTGCACAGCCGATGCTGCGAAATGTAAGACTGCATTCTGAATTCGGGGACAATCCCATGTATATATACGAGTACTCATATTGGGATAACAATACAGATTATGTTCCTCACACGACTGAACGTGGCGCTAACCACTGTGATCAAGTGATAGCAGTGATGGATGAAAACGTCACTGATTCAACACTAGCATACATTGAAATGAAGGAAATTATGAGGGAGatttatagtaatttcatTACATTAGG AGTTCCAGTGCCCGAAGGATCATCATTACCAGCCTGGCCACCAGCCGACGTCCAACGTACTCCTCACATGTCCATAGGCTCCATCCTACAGCTTCAAGGATCGCCAACCCAGTCCCGAGCGGACTTCTGGGACGAAATCTACGACAAGTATTACAAGGCACCCATTCCCCCTAGAAGTTCGGCATTCCAGTTAATTTTCAGcccatattttgttattgtgatGTTGgtgattaatattatgaaataa